A genomic window from Prunus persica cultivar Lovell chromosome G2, Prunus_persica_NCBIv2, whole genome shotgun sequence includes:
- the LOC18785295 gene encoding LIM domain-containing protein WLIM2b produces the protein MSFIGTQQKCKACEKTVYPVEELSADGVSYHKACFKCTHCKGTLKLSNYSSMEGVLYCKPHFEQLFKETGNFNKNFQSPAKSAEKLTPELTRSPSKAASMFSGTQEKCATCGKTAYPLEKVTVESQAYHKSCFKCSHGGCPITPSNYAALEGILYCKHHFSQLFKEKGSYNHLIKSASIKRAAAAAASIPEA, from the exons ATGTCTTTCATTGGCACCCAGCAAAAATGCAAGGCTTGTGAAAAGACAGTTTACCCAGTAGAGGAACTCTCTGCGGATGGTGTGTCCTACCACAAGGCTTGCTTCAAATGCACCCACTGCAAAGGGACTTTGAAG CTGAGCAATTATTCCTCAATGGAAGGTGTTCTGTACTGTAAGCCCCACTTCGAACAACTCTTCAAGGAGACTGGCAATTTCAACAAGAACTTTCAGTCAC CTGCAAAGTCAGCTGAGAAGTTAACTCCAGAGCTG ACTAGATCACCTAGCAAAGCTGCTAGCATGTTTTCTGGAACACAAGAAAAATGCGCTACTTGTGGTAAAACCGCTTATCCACTGGAGAAG GTGACAGTGGAGAGCCAGGCCTATCACAAGTCGTGTTTCAAGTGTTCTCATGGCGGCTGTCCTATTACTCCATCAAATTATGCTGCCCTGGAAGGCATTTTATACTGCAAGCACCATTTCTCCCAGCTTTTCAAGGAGAAGGGGAGCTACAACCATCTTATTAAGTCTGCATCGATTAAGCgcgcagcagcagcagcagcatccaTTCCAGAAGCATAA
- the LOC18785046 gene encoding uncharacterized protein At2g39910, which produces MSESSSTLCELLIQLSEPISESLSKAQCTQPEGNNVSLKALLEPLLPHKQPPPSPNFNDTQLHSSIRDFTFACALLSSSQSSIHDLLSWIPKHLSAAADLAFLKLSKAYSMAYSKKNNAKISELGLNCGSVPEEKRLLIELMPEVLPLLKNRIKESSIDKSEDCDEVSAASARVPVGFAIAAAYQFRWFVTQIDYPHLGKLSALVIPCALTALDHWSPEIKGQGMLSFIHIAKNVYAAELGWYQDVILDACCQNIASSDEIWHLVVEMSVLIVTCTQQSNPRSAWFDRMLNEMLSHLERQPRNKERRVAWLRHIEPLFNGVGLVLLAHFRRIFPLFFQWMHADDDETVLLVLKQIETIIKLTWIRNTQYVERLVDELAALYKEAALKRSREEIRNLVIRILILLHQCKGMQFETVWGKHRDDPNLASIVPSLGETKTTMVAQ; this is translated from the exons ATGTCGGAATCGTCCTCAACCCTCTGCGAGCTTCTCATCCA ATTATCGGAGCCAATCTCCGAATCTCTGAGCAAAGCTCAGTGCACTCAACCAGAGGGCAACAACGTCTCCTTGAAAGCCCTACTGGAACCTCTCCTCCCTCACAAACAACCTCCACCAAGCCCTAACTTCAACGACACTCAACTCCACTCCTCAATCAGGGACTTCACCTTCGCCTGTGCCTTACTCTCCTCCTCTCAATCCTCTATCCACGACCTCCTCTCATGGATCCCCAAACACCTCTCGGCCGCTGCAGACTTGGCGTTTCTCAAACTTTCAAAAGCATATTCCATGGCTTACAGTAAAAAGAATAACGCGAAGATTTCTGAATTGGGATTAAATTGTGGTTCGGTTCCTGAGGAGAAGAGGTTACTGATAGAATTGATGCCTGAGGTTCTTCCATTGTTGAAGAACAGGATTAAGGAGAGCTCCATCGATAAATCGGAGGATTGCGATGAGGTCTCAGCGGCCTCAGCGAGAGTGCCCGTTGGCTTTGCCATTGCGGCTGCTTATCAGTTTAGGTGGTTTGTTACACAG ATTGATTATCCTCATTTGGGAAAGTTGTCTGCTTTGGTTATTCCTTGTGCTTTAACGGCTCTCGATCACTGGTCCCCTGAGATCAAA GGGCAGGGCATGCTTAGCTTTATACATATTGCGAAAAATGTGTATGCTGCTGAGCTTGGTTGGTATCAAGATGTGATTCTTGATGCATGCTGCCAGAATATTGCTTCTAGTGATGAGATATGGCATCTTGTGGTGGAGATGTCCGTACTTATTGTGACTTGTACCCAGCAAAGTAATCCTCGTAGTGCATG GTTTGATAGGATGCTAAACGAGATGTTAAGTCACTTGGAGCGCCAACCTAGGAACAAGGAGCGCCGTGTTGCATGGCTTCGTCATATAGAGCCACTTTTTAATGGTGTTGGTCTGGTGTTACTAGCTCATTTCAGGCGCATTTTCCCTCTTTTCTTTCAGTGGATGCATGCTGATGATGACGAGACTGTTTTACTG GTTCTCAAACAGATTGAAACAATTATAAAGTTAACGTGGATTAGGAACACACAGTATGTGGAAAG GTTGGTGGATGAACTTGCTGCTTTGTACAAGGAAGCAGCATTGAAAAGGTCTCGTGAAGAAATTAGAAATCTTGTTATTCGGATACTGATCCTGCTCCACCA ATGCAAAGGAATGCAGTTTGAAACAGTCTGGGGCAAGCACAGAGATGATCCAAACTTGGCAAGCATTGTTCCCTCTTTGggtgaaacaaaaacaacaatg GTTGCCCAATGA
- the LOC109947731 gene encoding glucan endo-1,3-beta-glucosidase 2 — translation MSSYFFLSLAALLFTLSLLSGSTSLPTSTTTIGATYSAGTAATYAMPPTPDKVAHAVAALGLRSLRLEASDPTLVRAFLYSNTTLLLTIPNQMVPPLAANRSNALRWLYVHVVPFYPRTKISTISVGNDPLESSPDFSTFLLPAIRNLHLSLRDLGIHKISVSTTFSFISIITTPFPPSSSQFLEPALDTVVRPLLQFLRDTNSSFLVNIYPYKLYKIRSEIPIGFPLFQEHPFGFRDDLTTGVRYRNLFDMMVDAVISAMAVAGYENIPLIVTETGWPSFSTDPNEIDANPIYAELYLKGLLCHLRSGKGSPLRKEGVSETYIYELLDKQMRKGRNWGILYPNLTAKYKYIQFSGSYCRGFFDMLIMAVGQFLVFAFLRGNGSFSLL, via the coding sequence ATGTCCTCctacttctttctctctctcgccGCCCTTCTCTtcaccctctctctcctctccggAAGCACCTCGCTTCCCacttccaccaccaccatcggCGCCACCTACTCCGCCGGAACCGCGGCCACGTACGCCATGCCACCCACTCCAGACAAGGTGGCCCACGCCGTCGCCGCCCTCGGCCTCCGCTCTCTCCGGCTCGAAGCCTCCGACCCGACCCTGGTCCGCGCCTTCCTCTACTCCAACACCACCCTCCTCCTCACCATCCCCAACCAGATGGTCCCGCCCCTCGCCGCCAACCGCTCCAACGCCCTTCGCTGGCTCTACGTCCACGTAGTCCCCTTCTACCCCCGCACCAAGATCTCCACCATCTCAGTCGGCAACGACCCTCTAGAATCTTCCCCCGACTTCTCCACCTTCCTCCTTCCTGCCATCCGCAACCTCCACCTCTCCCTCCGCGACCTCGGCATCCACAAGATCTCCGTCTCCACCACCTTCTCTTTCATCAGCATCATTACGACGCCGTTTCCCCCTTCCTCCTCCCAATTTCTAGAGCCCGCCCTGGACACCGTCGTCAGACCCTTGCTCCAGTTCCTCCGCGACACCAATTCGTCGTTCTTGGTCAATATCTACCCGTACAAACTCTACAAAATCCGCAGCGAGATTCCAATCGGGTTTCCCCTGTTTCAGGAGCACCCTTTCGGCTTCCGTGACGACCTCACCACCGGAGTCCGGTACCGGAACCTCTTCGACATGATGGTCGACGCCGTCATTAGCGCCATGGCCGTCGCCGGTTACGAGAATATTCCGCTGATTGTGACCGAGACTGGGTGGCCGAGTTTCAGTACCGATCCGAACGAAATTGACGCCAACCCGATTTACGCCGAGCTGTACCTCAAGGGTCTGCTGTGTCATCTGAGGTCCGGGAAAGGCTCGCCGTTAAGGAAAGAAGGGGTGTCCGAGACGTACATATATGAGCTGCTTGATAAGCAAATGAGGAAGGGGCGCAATTGGGGGATACTCTACCCCAATCTGACCGCCAAGTACAAGTATATTCAGTTCTCTGGGTCCTATTGCAGAGGTTTCTTTGACATGTTGATCATGGCGGTTGGCCAATTCTTGGTCTTTGCTTTCTTGCGTGGTAATGGATCCTTTTCTCTACTCTAG
- the LOC18785960 gene encoding L10-interacting MYB domain-containing protein — translation MLSPSTPKATWTPGHRKIFFDLCLEEMSKGNKPGTHFTKEGWRNLIESFYEKTGIRYSKRQMKNHWDFTKKQWKVWVKLIAEVSMKWDPSTNGFGASAEDWANYVQVNPEAAQFQYKELPCPDILEIVFAGTMDSEDMEPSNSRRQSNSSDTSLLHSEEQELVTVEGGDEHLSNAIPLRSYEMGQSKHRRTTASEQSISSSSQPKTKAIWMPATHEVFLDLCLEEALKGNKPGTHFTKDGWRTIVESFQQKTGLMYNRLQLKNHWDITKEQWKVWCKLIGTSSMGWNPNSRRFSANDEDWANYLETDPEAAPFRFKEPQSTDKLETIFDGTTVTGETEPPARRRKFNHDLSASLLHIEEAGTVNRERDVEHLDAVTVSFMPGKQTYSIGECIACLDAMEDVEQGSELYLFALDVFLKKEYREIFLQLKKPSVRIAWLQRLQSVGPPLF, via the exons ATGCTTAGCCCATCAACCCCAAAAGCCACTTGGACGCCGGGGCACcgcaaaatattttttgatcTTTGCCTGGAAGAGATGTCAAAAGGGAATAAGCCGGGGACGCATTTCACTAAGGAGGGTTGGAGGAATCTTATTGAATCATTCTATGAAAAGACAGGTATAAGGTATAGTAAGAGACAAATGAAGAATCATTGGGATTTCACCAAGAAGCAGTGGAAAGTCTGGGTTAAGCTAATTGCTGAAGTTAGTATGAAATGGGATCCAAGTACCAATGGATTTGGTGCTAGTGCAGAAGATTGGGCTAACTACGTACAG GTAAACCCAGAAGCTGCACAGTTTCAGTATAAAGAACTCCCATGCCCTGACATACTGGAAATCGTTTTTGCTGGAACTATGGATTCTGAAGATATGGAACCTTCTAATTCTCGGAGGCAAAGTAATAGCTCGGACACCTCCCTTCTGCACTCCGAAGAACAAGAGTTAGTGACTGTGGAGGGGGGAGATGAGCATCTTTCGAATGCCATTCCCTTAAGGAGTTATGAAATGGGTCAGTCTAAACACCGTAGAACAACTGCAAGTGAGCAGAGTATATCTAGCTCATCCCAGCCAAAGACAAAGGCCATTTGGATGCCTGCAACCCATGAAGTATTTCTTGATCTATGTCTAGAAGAGGCATTAAAGGGGAATAAACCCGGGACACATTTTACCAAGGACGGTTGGAGGACTATTGTTGAATCCTTTCAACAAAAAACTGGCCTTATGTATAATAGGTTACAGTTGAAGAACCACTGGGATATCACCAAGGAACAATGGAAAGTCTGGTGTAAGCTAATTGGCACAAGTAGTATGGGTTGGAATCCAAACAGCAGAAGATTTTCAGCAAATGATGAAGATTGGGCCAACTACTTAGAG ACAGACCCAGAAGCTGCACCATTCCGCTTTAAGGAACCTCAATCCACCGACAAGTTGGAAACCATATTTGATGGAACAACAGTTACAGGAGAGACAGAGCCCCCTGCTAGGCGGAGGAAGTTTAATCATGATTTGAGTGCATCTCTTTTGCATATAGAAGAAGCAGGCACAGTGAACCGAGAGAGGGACGTTGAGCATCTTGATGCTGTAACAGTTTCTTTTATGCCTGGCAAGCAAACTTATAGTATTGGGGAGTGCATTGCCTGTCTTGATGCCATGGAGGACGTAGAACAAGGAAGCGAGCTCTATTTGTTTGCATTAGATGTATTTCTGAAAAAGGAATACAGGGAAATATTTCTTCAACTGAAAAAGCCTAGTGTAAGGATTGCATGGTTGCAGCGGCTGCAATCTGTTGGTCCTCCATTGTTCTAG
- the LOC18784623 gene encoding uncharacterized protein At2g39920 isoform X1 has product MSAYGHQMEQQYSAHSLSSRGSGRRQSSYVMDSGFYMSSFASTIFIGALVTVGVILITLLIALTVMLQSCQSRSHGVIEIEKPSYDYNYCQIISLHVELNKVEADHFPSICRVVALQYIKEGQYARDLNSTVWMIQNYFSTLKRDGVDVVLMDIDDVLSSSPQYIKLLVDRDDQYGSSDCVEEAKQLKHVYILRLYMKLHASGWPLILLSRKPETQLNSSIEYLISAGFRAWSSLIMRSEDDLQMDSCDYFSKQRAAMQRKGLRIIGTISSHMDALTGTSLGERIFKLPNPVYYSF; this is encoded by the exons ATGTCTGCTTATGGCCATCAAATGGAGCAGCAATACTCTGCTCACAGTCTTTCAAGTAGAGGTTCTG GGAGGAGGCAAAGCAGTTATGTAATGGACTCAGGGTTCTACATGTCGTCTTTTGCTTCCACAATCTTCATTGGTGCACTTGTAACTGTTGGGGTAATATTAATCACATTGCTGATTGCGTTGACCGTAATGCTGCAGTCTTGCCAAAGTAGGAGCCATGGAGTCATTGAGATTGAAAAACCAAGTTATGATTACAATTACTGCCAGATCATCTCTCTGCATGTGGAACTCAACAAAGTTGAAGCAGACCACTTCCCTTCAATTTGCAGGGTTGTTGCCCTTCAATACATCAAAGAAGGCCAATATGCAAGAGATTTAAATTCTACCGTGTGGATGATTCAGAATTATTTCAGTACCCTAAAACGTGACGGTGTGGATGTGGTCTTGATGGACATAGATGACGTTCTTTCTTCAAGTCCCCAGTACATTAAATTGTTAGTGGACCG AGATGATCAATATGGTTCTAGTGATTGTGTGGAAGAGGCAAAGCAGCTGAAGCACGTATATATTTTGAGACTGTACATGAAACTTCATGCTAGTGGGTGGCCTTTGATTTTGCTATCAAGAAAGCCAGAGACGCAACTGAATTCCTCCATAGAGTATCTTATATCTGCAGGATTTAGAGCTTGGTCTTCATTGATTATGAG ATCAGAAGATGATTTGCAAATGGATAGTTGTGACTACTTCTCTAAACAAAGGGCTGCAATGCAGAGAAAAGGCTTGCGCATAATAGGCACTATAAGCAGTCACATGGATGCTCTAACAGGCACATCTTTAGGAGAGCGTATTTTTAAGCTTCCAAACCCAGTTTATTACAGTTTTTGA
- the LOC18784623 gene encoding uncharacterized protein At2g39920 isoform X2 → MSAYGHQMEQQYSAHSLSSRGSGRRQSSYVMDSGFYMSSFASTIFIGALVTVGVILITLLIALTVMLQSCQSRSHGVIEIEKPSYDYNYCQIISLHVELNKVEADHFPSICRVVALQYIKEGQYARDLNSTVWMIQNYFSTLKRDGVDVVLMDIDDVLSSSPQYIKLLVDRDDQYGSSDCVEEAKQLKHVYILRLYMKLHASGWPLILLSRKPETQLNSSIEYLISAGFRAWSSLIMRR, encoded by the exons ATGTCTGCTTATGGCCATCAAATGGAGCAGCAATACTCTGCTCACAGTCTTTCAAGTAGAGGTTCTG GGAGGAGGCAAAGCAGTTATGTAATGGACTCAGGGTTCTACATGTCGTCTTTTGCTTCCACAATCTTCATTGGTGCACTTGTAACTGTTGGGGTAATATTAATCACATTGCTGATTGCGTTGACCGTAATGCTGCAGTCTTGCCAAAGTAGGAGCCATGGAGTCATTGAGATTGAAAAACCAAGTTATGATTACAATTACTGCCAGATCATCTCTCTGCATGTGGAACTCAACAAAGTTGAAGCAGACCACTTCCCTTCAATTTGCAGGGTTGTTGCCCTTCAATACATCAAAGAAGGCCAATATGCAAGAGATTTAAATTCTACCGTGTGGATGATTCAGAATTATTTCAGTACCCTAAAACGTGACGGTGTGGATGTGGTCTTGATGGACATAGATGACGTTCTTTCTTCAAGTCCCCAGTACATTAAATTGTTAGTGGACCG AGATGATCAATATGGTTCTAGTGATTGTGTGGAAGAGGCAAAGCAGCTGAAGCACGTATATATTTTGAGACTGTACATGAAACTTCATGCTAGTGGGTGGCCTTTGATTTTGCTATCAAGAAAGCCAGAGACGCAACTGAATTCCTCCATAGAGTATCTTATATCTGCAGGATTTAGAGCTTGGTCTTCATTGATTATGAG AAGATGA